The Candidatus Desulfofervidus auxilii DNA segment AATCCCATCTTTAGCATAGGCCTCGGTGCCTAATTCATCTTTTTTTTCTGGAATGCCAAAAAGGATAATGGCTGGAATGCCCAATTTATAAATGTCTTTTATTTCCTTTACTAATTCATCAATGGAAAAACGGTAATTATCAGGCATAGAAGAAATAGGCTCTTTTATGCCCTTTCCAGGTTGCACAAACAAAGGATAGATTAAATCATCTATACGTAAAAAAGTCTCTCTTACCATCCGCCGAAGGTTTTCATTTCGCCGTAACCGCCTGGGACGATATTGAGGGAAATGCATAAGTGTGCCTCCTTTACTTGGCTTATGCGTTGACGTGTAGATGTGTTTTTTGTTTTCTGAACACTTAAAACTTTTCTTCCTATTCCCTTACCACTGGCTACTAGTCATTATCACCATCCACTGAATCTTCCAGACCAATCTCCTCATCTGTCAAATAACAAGCAGGATCAGGGGCCCAAATATCTCCATAATAGGCCTCTGCCCTAGCCCGAAAGTTACCAGCACAGACATCTAGCCATTTACACTGACTACAGCGGCCTTTAATATATTTTTTCTTTTCTTTTAATCTGGCCATCAAGGGGTTTGAGGTATCCATCCAGATTTCACTAAAAGGCCTTTTTCTCACATTGCCAAAGCTATGATTGCGCCAGAATTGGTCAGCATAGACCTCTCCATCCCAACTAATACATCCTATTCCCACCCCAGAGCTATTACCTTCATTCATCTTTAACAACTCTAGCACTTCCTCAGCCCGGGGATTATTCTCCTTTAACATGCGCAAGTAGATATAAGGACCATCGGCATGGTTATCTACGGTTAACACTTCTTTTGGTTTTCCCCTTTGAAACAGATCATAAGTGCGGTCAATGATTAAATCTACTACTTTTCTTGTCTCTTCATGAGATAAGTCTTGTTCAATTAAGGCACTACCCCGGCCAGAATATACTAAGTGATAAAAACACACTCTGTCTATTTCTTCTTTTTCTACTATATCAAAAATAGCAGAGACTTCCTGGGCATTGCCTTTAAAGATGGTAAACCTAAGACCCACTTTCAATTCTGCTTCTTTGCAATTTCTTATACCCTCAATGGCCTTTTTAAATGCCCCTGGAACCCCCCTAAACTGGTCGTGCACCTTTTCTGTCCCATCTAAACTTATGCCTACATAAGAAGTGCCTATTTCTTTTAGTCTTTTAGCCAAATCTTTAGTAATCAAAGTCCCATTAGTAGAAAAAACTACCCTTAATCCCAATTGGGCTGCATACTCAGCCAACTCTAACACATCTTTTCTGATTAAGGGCTCACCTCCAGAGAATAATAGGACTGGACACCCAAATGTGGCTAAGTCTTTAATTAATTGTTTTCCTTCCTCTGTGGTCAATTCGTTGCTGAAATCTTTGTCTTCGGCCTGGGCATAACAGTGTTTGCACTTTAGATTACATCGCCTGGTGCAATTCCAGACCACAATAGGTTTTTTATCTAAGGCAAATTGAAGGAGATGAGATGGCAGATTTTTGGTCCTACGTCCATACCGCAACGGGTCTGATGCTTCCACTGTGCCACAATATAACTTAGATACGCCTATCACGGGGTTTTTTTAAATTATATCTTCAGGCATGTCAAGCATTTCTATTTCGTTGACAAATAGGGTAGATTTTGACATGGAAAAAACATGTAATATAATAAAATAAAGATAAGTTAGATGAATAAATCATGAACAATATCGCAACAATAATAAAATATATTTCCGATGATTTTGAAACATTATGGGACTTGATTGCACATAACCAAGAGCATATACCGAGAGGAAATTATCTTTTTGCCGTACAAAGCATGATTTTTTTAGAGGTAGTTTCTAGGGTATGCAATAAGATAGACAAATTGCATGAACTATCCCTTGCTATAGAAGATAGATATTTTCAAAAACTCCCTTCATGTTTACGATACTCTTCTAAGGAAAAAGATGACTTTCTTTTGCCGTATAGAGATGAATCCAGTAAGCATCAATATCTGATTTATTGGCTGTTTAAGGCAGTCAGACATGGAACCGCTCATTATTACGATCAAATAATCCTACAAGGTGTAGATTTTTATTTAGACATAGGGGTGACTGGCCCAAAAATTTCACATTGCTTAAGCTACATACATGAAAATAGACCAAAAGTTAAACATCTTCAATTTCAAGAAATAGAAGATGAACAGAGTTTTTCTACTTTAGGATTAAAAACAGAGCATAAATTAATTCGATTATACTTTAATCCAGGTCTATTTTATTTGGATATAAAAGCTGCCATTAAATCCATTCGTCTTGTTGATAATTATGGTAAGCAACCAATGGATGAGTTTGTATCTGAGTTATATAAAAAAGATATGCAAATTAACTGCAAGTTAAAAACATTGGAAAAATGCGTAAAAATAGAGAAATAAATCATAACAATTCGCTGCACCTGACCGCTATACCGCTGGCCTGCCGTCCACCAGTCAGGCAGGCGCTCCACAGCGGCAGGTGAGCTTAGACGTTATACGAAAATTGAAAAATGAAAAAGAGATTTGAAATTGAGCAGATAGGAATAATTCATAGCCCATATAAGACCAAGGAGGAATGCCCCATCCAAGGTTCACTTAAGCCAGAAGTAACAGGAAAGATTGAAATATATCCAGAATATGAAGAAGGATTAGAAACGATAGAAACTTTTTCCCATATCATGTTATTTTATATTTTTGATAGAGCAGGAGAAATAAAATTATCCAGATCAACTTTTCTAGATGATGCACCTCATGGTGTTTTCGCTTCCCGACACCCTTGTAGACCAAATTTCATCGGTATTTCTATTGTAAAACTAGAAAAAAGAAATGGTAATACATTAGAAGTAAGCGGAATAGATATTCTGGATAATACACCACTCATAGATATAAAGCCATATATCCCGAGATTTGACTATGTTAAAAATGCAAATAATGGATGGACAGAGGATAAAAAGATTCGTCAAAAGCCACCAGGCAGAGAATGAAAACGTATAACAAGCCAGTGCACTAGACCGCCAATCCACTGCGCTGCGCTTGCGGTCTTGTCGGCTGGTGACTTTAGCTGTTGGGTATTTTAGAAGTTATGTTGGGGGACTTGCATACCGAATTATTGATACCGGTGCATCGGGTGGCATAATCGTATCGCCGTTACCACTGCAAGATGGAGCGAAAAAAGTAGCCAAAGCCAACCATATCGTCCACGTTCGGTTAGGACCATCAACCCCAGAGAACTTTGCCATCAGTTTTTTTCAACAAGGTCTTTGTTGGTAGCATCAATTCTGCCAGTTAGCTCAGTCCTTACCTCATCAATCCTTCGGCTTTGTTCAATTAGATGCCCATTTATGTCAGAAAGGCGCTTTTCTACAGGGTCAAGCCTTATACCTATCTTTGCCTGATTATCTTTTATCTCTTTAAGTTCAGGTAGGATAAAATTCTTTATAGCAGTAACCACGCCTTCTTTATTCATACTCCTTACCTTCATATTCAAGCATAAATTTTATGGACAGGTAAGAACTACCCAAAATACTTGTTAAAAAACCCTTTTCCCAAAAATCAATCGCGGATTTTTCTATTTCATTGACAGACAAAGGGAAAATAATTAAACAATAAAATAGTCATATTTTTAGGGAGTAAGGACATGTATAACCAAATTCAACAGAAAGAATTGCTGGAGAAGACAAAATTTTTTTTAAATTGGTTAAAAAATCATCCCGTAAAGACCCTCTCTCTAAAAGAAGCAGAAAAAATTATAACTAATCTGCGAGAGGTAATTATTTATCACGATTGGCGGTATTATGTATTAAACGACCCGGTTATTTCTGATTATGAATATGATATTTTGTTTCGCTATTTGCGGGATATGGAAAAAAGGTATCCCAAACTTATTACTCCTGACTCTCCTACCCAAAGAGTGGCTAGTGAACTTACCAAAGTCTTTCCAGAAGTGCCTCATCTTTCTAAGATGCTTTCTTTAGACAATGCTTATGGTGCAGAAGAATTAAGAGATTTTCATAGGCGGGTAACTCAAGGCCTGGGTATAGATGAAGTAGAATATGTTTGTGAACCCAAGTTTGATGGGGCAGGTATTGCTTTAATTTATGAAGGTGATTATTTAAAGCGAGGTGCAACCCGTGGTGATGGTGCCAGGGGTGAAGATATTACTCCCAATATCAAGACTATCCATTCCATCCCCCTTAAGGCCCCTTTTTCCCAATTTGGCATCCATCTTTTGGAAATAAGGGGCGAGGTGTTAATTGATAAAGAGACCTTTCATAAGTTAAACCAAAAAAGGTTGGAAGAAGGTTTAACGCCCTTTGCCAATCCTCGCAATGCTGGTGCTGGCTCTTTAAGACTCCAGGACCCAAGGGAAGTGGCCCAAAAAAACTTGGTGGCCTTTGTTTATCAAATTACTTATGCTGTAAATAAAAAAGGAGAGACTCTCTTGGGTAGTCATTTGAGGTCTCACTGGGAAGTTTTAAACATCTTGCATCAATGTGGATTTAAGGTTACCCGCGAGGCTCGGTTATGCCATGGCATAGAAGAAGTTATCACTTTTTGCCAGGATTGGGAAGGAAAGCGAGAAGGATTTGACTATGAAATAGATGGAGTAGTAATTAAGCTCAACTCTATTGCTTATCAGCAAAAACTTGGTGAAACTGCTCATCACCCTCGTTGGGCAATTGCCTTTAAGTTTAAGCCTAAACAAGCAACTACTGTTTTAAAAAGAGTGGTTTTTCAGGTAGGTAGAGTGGGGTCCATCACGCCTGTAGCAGAACTTGAACCGGTGGAGGTAGGAGGAGTGACCATAAGCCGAGTTTCCCTTTTTAATGAAGATTTTATCAGAGAAAAGGATATTAGAGCAGGTGATACTATATTAGTAGAACGAGCAGGTGAGGTTATTCCTTATGTGGTTAAGGTGATTAAAGAGGCGCGTAAAGGAACAGAAAAACCCATTATTTTTCCCAAGACTTGCCCTTCTTGTGGTAGTGCTCTGGTGCGTTTGCCTGATGAGGCTGCCTGGCGGTGTCTAAATATCCGTTGTCCTGTTCAATTAATGGAGAGATTGAAGCACTTTGCTTCCAGACGAGCCATGGATATTGAAGGACTGGGAGATAGGACCGCTCGGGTATTGGTGGTTAGTGGGTTAGTAAAGGACGTAGGGGATATTTATTTTCTTAATGAAGAAAAACTACTAAAAGAACTCCCTAAACGCATGGAGGCCTTAGGGAAGCCTATTCCCACTTTTTTAGGAGAACTGAATGTAAAAAAATTACTTAAAGGCATTTCCCAAAGTAAAATAAGACCCCTTCACCGCGTGATTTACGCTATTGGTATCCGTTATGTAGGTTATACCACGGCTACCATTTTAGCAGAAATGGTGAATTCTATTGATGACCTTATAAACATGCCCTTAGAAGACTTGGAACTGGCTCCAGGTATAGGTCCTAAAATTGCTCATAGTATTAAAGAATTCTTTAACCTACCAGAAAACATTAAGGTGATAGAAAAATTAAAAAAGGCTGGTGTGCGAATGGCCAAGCTAGAGATGGCCGGGCCTTTAGCAGGCAAAGTGTTTGTGTTTACTGGTGCACTCAGCACTATGAGCAGGGACGAAGCCAAAAGTAAGGTAGAGGCGTTGGGTGGAAAATCTGGGGATACAGTGAGTAAGAAAATAAATTATGTAGTGGTAGGAAAAAACCCAGGCTCAAAATTGGAAAAGGCAAAACGCCTAGGATTAAAAATTATAACAGAACAAGAGTTTTTAGAAATGATAAAAGAAAGGTAATTTTAAAAAGGTCTTTACTAATCTACTTTGACTGCTTATTTTTATTAAAATAGGAGAATAAATTGATAGGTTCTAAAAGAGTCTTTGTAATTGGTCATAGAAATCCTGACAGCGATTCCGTTTGTG contains these protein-coding regions:
- the ahbC gene encoding 12,18-didecarboxysiroheme deacetylase is translated as MIGVSKLYCGTVEASDPLRYGRRTKNLPSHLLQFALDKKPIVVWNCTRRCNLKCKHCYAQAEDKDFSNELTTEEGKQLIKDLATFGCPVLLFSGGEPLIRKDVLELAEYAAQLGLRVVFSTNGTLITKDLAKRLKEIGTSYVGISLDGTEKVHDQFRGVPGAFKKAIEGIRNCKEAELKVGLRFTIFKGNAQEVSAIFDIVEKEEIDRVCFYHLVYSGRGSALIEQDLSHEETRKVVDLIIDRTYDLFQRGKPKEVLTVDNHADGPYIYLRMLKENNPRAEEVLELLKMNEGNSSGVGIGCISWDGEVYADQFWRNHSFGNVRKRPFSEIWMDTSNPLMARLKEKKKYIKGRCSQCKWLDVCAGNFRARAEAYYGDIWAPDPACYLTDEEIGLEDSVDGDND
- the tsaA gene encoding tRNA (N6-threonylcarbamoyladenosine(37)-N6)-methyltransferase TrmO; translation: MKKRFEIEQIGIIHSPYKTKEECPIQGSLKPEVTGKIEIYPEYEEGLETIETFSHIMLFYIFDRAGEIKLSRSTFLDDAPHGVFASRHPCRPNFIGISIVKLEKRNGNTLEVSGIDILDNTPLIDIKPYIPRFDYVKNANNGWTEDKKIRQKPPGRE
- the ligA gene encoding NAD-dependent DNA ligase LigA, whose protein sequence is MYNQIQQKELLEKTKFFLNWLKNHPVKTLSLKEAEKIITNLREVIIYHDWRYYVLNDPVISDYEYDILFRYLRDMEKRYPKLITPDSPTQRVASELTKVFPEVPHLSKMLSLDNAYGAEELRDFHRRVTQGLGIDEVEYVCEPKFDGAGIALIYEGDYLKRGATRGDGARGEDITPNIKTIHSIPLKAPFSQFGIHLLEIRGEVLIDKETFHKLNQKRLEEGLTPFANPRNAGAGSLRLQDPREVAQKNLVAFVYQITYAVNKKGETLLGSHLRSHWEVLNILHQCGFKVTREARLCHGIEEVITFCQDWEGKREGFDYEIDGVVIKLNSIAYQQKLGETAHHPRWAIAFKFKPKQATTVLKRVVFQVGRVGSITPVAELEPVEVGGVTISRVSLFNEDFIREKDIRAGDTILVERAGEVIPYVVKVIKEARKGTEKPIIFPKTCPSCGSALVRLPDEAAWRCLNIRCPVQLMERLKHFASRRAMDIEGLGDRTARVLVVSGLVKDVGDIYFLNEEKLLKELPKRMEALGKPIPTFLGELNVKKLLKGISQSKIRPLHRVIYAIGIRYVGYTTATILAEMVNSIDDLINMPLEDLELAPGIGPKIAHSIKEFFNLPENIKVIEKLKKAGVRMAKLEMAGPLAGKVFVFTGALSTMSRDEAKSKVEALGGKSGDTVSKKINYVVVGKNPGSKLEKAKRLGLKIITEQEFLEMIKER